TCGTACTTTGGATGTTGAACGAACCATCCAGTGTGGCTCGCATGGCCTTCGTGAAATCCCACCGGAAGCCGTCGACATTGTACTCGTCGAGGAACATCGCAATAGAGTCCTCGATGAAATTGCGAACTTCAGTCTCCGAATAATCCGGCCGGGGACCGTAGGCGGTTTCCGCCAACTCCAGCGGGCTATCGTAGAAGTAGATACCAGGTTCGTCTCGGGACGCGTTGCCGTTCAGGTCCTGGAAGTCGTAGATGTCCAGCCCACCCGGTCCGTAGTGATTGTGGACCACATCGACGATCACCGCGATTCCGCGGGCGTGACATGCCTCCACGAAATTACGGAAGTCGTCCGGAGTTCCATAGTCACGCTCGATCGCGAACAACTCCGTCGGATTGTAGCCGCCCGATGTTGTCCCGGCGAAGTCGTTGATTGGCATCACGTGAATCGCATTGAAGTTCATTTCCTGGATGTAATTCAGACGGTTCGGAATCAGGTCGGCAAACGTACCGGGAGCGACACCAGCGAATGGATCAAGCGTGCCGATATGCAGTTCATAGACCACCCAATCGTGGAACGCCGCTGTCGTACCCGGGCGCGGTTCGGTGAATGTGTAGGTCGATGGATCAACGGTCACGGAGTTGTCGCTGGCGCCCTGAACGAAGCGTCCTCGTGGATCGCGCCGGTACTCGGTTCCATCCATCAGGTACTTGTACTCCTGCCCAGTGGTCGCTCCGGGAACATGGGCGGTCCAAATGCCCGATGCGCTGTCGGACGTCATCAGGTCGGCATTGCTTACCCAACTGTTGAATTCGCCAACGACCGCCATGGATGCAACGTCTGGTGCCCAGACGCGGAACAGGTACCCGTCGCCTTCCGCCGAGGAGACCTTCATGGCGCCCGGCTCAACGCTTTGCACGGAATCGACCTGGAACTGCCAGTCGACTCCGTTCCCGCCGTTGTTGTCGAAGATCGAACCGCCGGAGTTCTTGAAAACGATGTCGATGCTCGTCGCGTCGTTCGGGACACTGAACGAGCCCGTCCAGTTTGGCGGCGAGCCAGACAGCGTCACATCTGCGGCATTCTGGAACCCATTGAAGCCCACCGTTGCCACGACCGGTGATTCGGAGGCCAATGGGCCTCCCGTTGCGTCGAATACGATCGTTGGCGAAGACCCGCGCGCCGGGAACTGAGGCGACAGTGTGGCCGTGCCTTGCGCGTGCGCAACTCCGGGCACAAGGGCCAAGCATAGCCAAGCCGCTCCGAGGAGTTGGAGGTACTTTCGAGAGACTTCACGAGTCATGGCACTCTCCCTGTGTGCTAAACCGCTTTTACCCAAGCGATGGATAGCTATTTGATACTGGGAACGCTCCAATTGCGCGCCGGTGAAGTCAATCGTAAAAGCGCTATGACCTGCGGCCAGCTCAATTGGAGAGAGTGCTGTCAAAGATCTCGCGCATCGTGATCATCTGCGCGCCGAGCGATTCGAGTCTCTCCGCCGCGTTCTGTAGTTGCGGGTCGAGCGCTCGCGCCAATGGCCCGAGGCGATCGGGCGTTCCGGGCACCAGGTCCTTGGGCGTTTCCCAGAGCAGGCGAATGGCGCGCTGCACGGTTCGCAGGACGTGGTGGTGTTCGAGGATGAAGTCGACAGTCTCGACCTCCATCAAGCCCGCGTCGCGGATGACTTCGAGCGCTTCGTCCGTGCGAGGAGTTCGCAGTGCGGGCAACTCAATTCCCTTCGCCAACTGGAAGTACTGGACGAGGAATTCCACGTCGACGATTCCGCCGGGGCCGCGCTTCAGGTCGAGCTTCGCATGACGCGGAAGACGTACCGTCTGATCGAGCCGTACGCGCATCTCGTGAATTTCTTTTGCCAGGTCCGGCAGCGGCGAACGATCGCGCAGCGCGTCGTGCATCGATCCTAGAATCTCGCGGCCAAACTCTTCATCGCCGGCAAGGAACTGCGCGCGCGTCATTGATTGGAATTCCCAAATGCCTGCTTCCTCACGATAGTAACGCTCGGCGCGTTCACGCGCGATCGAGAGCGGCGCATTCACACCATCGGGACGCAGCCGCGCATCGACCTTCCAGAGTTGTCCGTCGGGCGATACAGCAGACATCGTCGACAGGATTCGGCCGGCAAGATTGCTGTAGTGTTCCGCCGCGCCGCGGTCGTTTTCCGGAGCTTCGTGGAAGACCGCTACATCCAGATCGCCGCAAACATGCACCCATTCGCCGCCGAAACTGCCCAGTGCAATGATGCACCACCGCCCGTCGCGCCGCTCGGAGTCGCGGGAAAGTACATCGATCACGGCGCTCAGGCAGGTCTTCGCGAGTTCCGTCGTAGTGGCGGCGCTTTCACGCGCGGAATCCACATCCATGATTTCGCGCACAGCAAGGAAGAGCGCCTCGCGATCCTTGAACTGGCGAATGCGTCCGAGCGCTTTTTCGACTTCCAGGCGCCCGACGCGTGCGGCGTATTCTTCGTCGAAGGCGTAAGCCGGCGATCGAGTTCCGCGCAGCGGCTCGCCGAGCAGCAACTGGTCGAGGTACTCCGGATGCGCTACCATCAGTCGTGCCGGCAACGATCCGAATCCCAACACGCGCACCAGCATTCGCAGCACCCATGGATGCGATTGAATCAGTTCGTATGTGGAAGTAACGCTGTGATGACTGCGCAGCAGTTGCGTGAAGTGCCGAATCGCATTTTCTCGATAGGCCACATTCTGCAACTGCTCCAGCAATTGTGGGAACACCCGCTCCAACCATTGCTGACTGTGGCGGCTGATCGCGAATTCCCGCGAGCCGGAAACCAATTCTCGTAAGGCTCGAAATCCCTCAACCGTCCCGATTCCAAACGGCGCCAGCTCTTCGAGCACGCTCTCCTCCGGCGTGTCGCGCGACACCAGGTAGTCGACCAGATCCAGTTTCTCTGCCGGACCTTCTTCGTGAAAGAGCGCTTCGAATTGCTCGCGAACAAATCCGCGGAATTCGGAGAGCTGTGATTGCAGATCGGCTTCGCTCTCGAAATGGCATCGTACGGCAAGCCGCTGGCGTTCTTCGTCGTCTTCCGGCAGCGCATGCGTTTGCTGTTCGTTCATCATCTGCAGACAATGTTCAACCTGTCGGAATAACAAGTAGGCCTCGCGCAGTCGACGGACCTTGTCCGGCTGGAGTTTGCCCTTCTCTGCGAGCAATTCCATCGCTTCCAGCGTTGCTCGCACGCGAAGGGACTTGTCGTTTCCGCCATGGAGCAATTGCAGCGCCGCGGAAATGAACTCCACCTCGCGAATGCCTCCAGGGCCGCGCTTGATGTCCAGCTTCCGTGTGCGGGGATCGAGGGCCTCGTGGTCGATCCGGCGCTTCAGGCGAGCAACTTCCGGTAGCAGCACCTGCGGTGAGTTGCCGAAGAAGACGAAATTCTGGCGCACTTCCTCGAAACGCGCAGCAAGTTTGCGATCGCCCGCCACGCATCGAGCTTTCAGGTACGCGATCTTCTCCCACGAGCGCGCCTGATCCGCCAGGTAGGCCACGTAGGCCGGCAAGGACCGCGCAATCGCGCCCGATGCACCATCCGGTCTCAGTCGCGCATCGACGCGATAGAGCACGCCCTCGATTGTCGAGTAATCGAGGTACTGAATAATCGCCGTGCCCAGCTTGCAGTAGAATTCGTGTTTCGTGATGCGATTGCTGACGTGTCCCGTCCCATCCTTGCGTCCCGCGGTCGTTCCCTCCGTATCGTAGACGAAAATCAGATCGATGTCGGAGGAGAAGTTCAATTCCCGGCCGCCGAATTTCCCCATCGCAAGGACGGCGAATCCGATTGTGTCGTCCGGCTTCACGTCTGGTGGGGGAGCGGGCTGCCCATAGCGCTTCATCAAATCGCTCAGCGAATCTTCGAGAGCCAACTCGCAGGCCGCTTCCGCCAGATTTGTCAACTCGCGGCAGAGTTCCATAATATCGGCGCGCTGCTGCAGATCGCGAACGCCGATGCGCAGAAGTTCGCGGCGCTTAAATCGACAGAGCGCACGCCGCCGGCTCTCGGAGCTTCCGAATGCGCGCACGAAGCCATGCAATTGACGGCGATATTCCTCCAGGGGCTTCTCGCTTTCCATGCGCGCCTCGACCAGGCACCACTCGAGGTACTCCGGGTTCCGCACAACGATGTCTGAGAAGAACTGAGATGCGGCGAATAACTGAGCAAGAAACTGCAGATGATCCGGATTGTGTTCCATCAAGTGCAACACGCCGAGCCGATCCCACGCAGCGCGCACATATCGATCCCAATTGCGCAACGCCATCCTCGGATCGGCCGTCGCCGCCAATGCAGGAATCAGCTTTGGCGCTACTTCAACGATCTCTTCAAAGACGAACTGCTCGCGTGCCCAGGACAACAACAGCTCCTCGGCTGCATCACGATCGTCGTTCGGCCAAGAAGACAGCAGCTCCCTCAGCTCGGCCTGAAAAGCCGTCAACAATGCTACGTGTTTGGAATCGCCTGCGCGGGACATCTTGTTTGCCGATGGGAGTTTTGATGCTGCGAGATGGCCTCAGCCGCTTCTTCGAACGACGATGCCGGTCCAGCCGGCCCAGATATCGCCTTCCTCGGGCAGGTAGGACGCGTCCTCGCCGTAGACGCTGCTTCCGAGAATCAAACGCGCTGGCCCGGGGTGGGATGGACGCAAAGGAATCGAGAACCAGTGCCACTTGCGCGAGTCCGGATCCAGCGACTGGATCAGGATCTTCTGGAACACACGATAGACGCGTTCATTCTGCTCGAACTTGACGGAGAAACTCACCGGTGACTTCGAACGTTGCCCCGGCAGCGTCGGCTCAATCAAGATCCCGAATTCCAGGATTGGATCTTCCGGCATCTGGAGTTCCCAGGAGATCTCCGTCGGGACACGCAGTGCCAGAACATCGTGCGTACCGTTCGGCGCAGAGTATCGTTCCACGCGGAGCGGCCCGTTTAGTTGCGATCGCCACTTCGCTTCCTCCCATTGCGCCATGCCGTCGAGGGCCACGTCCGGTGCCGGCCGTTGTGCGCGCAATCGACCGGCGGCATCCAGCAGGCGCAACTCCTCCATCGTTCGCATCAAGTCCTTCGTGTGGCGTTTCGGCAGCGTCGACTGCGTGGAAGTCGCGCGACCGCCGTGGATCGAAATGCCGGTCAGCTCAAGGCCTTCGTGCTCAGTCTCCGACCAATTCGTCTTGCGCGGCCAGGGCGTCAGGAACTGATAGCGAACTTCGTCCGGCTCCAACTCGCGGATGAAGTCGATTGTGCTCTGTAACTCCGCCGTATCCGACCTTGGCAGGCCGAGCATCACATTGGCGGCGACTTTCACACCGTAGTCCTGCGCCATTTGCACGGCCTTCACAATCGCGCGGTTGTGCAGATTGCGATCACAGAATTCCGAGCGCCGATTCTCGTCTCCCGTTTCGATGCCGATTTCGAGGACCTCGCCGCCCGCGCCGGAAAGGAGTCGCAGGTTGTCCTTGGACATTTGCTCGGCGGCGGTCGTCCAACGGAACGGCAGGGCCACTTTCTCCTTCCAGAGCCGGGCGAACTTCTCCACCCAACGCTCTTGCCACGGGAACAACTCATCGACGAACACAAATCGCCGCGGGTTATGTAACTCGACCAATTCAAGCGCGTGCGTGACGATGCGTTCCGGTGAATGCGTGCGATACTGCGTTTCCGGCCTCTCGAGTCGTCGCAGGAGCGGCACGTGACAAAACTGGCAGGAGAATGGGCAACCACGACTTGCAAGCAGCGGCAGCGTGCGATCGTTAATCTTCATCAGATCTTCGACCGGCAGCTTCGTGTAGTCCGCGTCGTCCAGTTCATCGAGATTGGTAAGCGGGCGCTCAGGCACGTTGATCTGCCAGCCGCGCTGGCCTCGCCACCACACGCCGGGAATGTCGGAACCGGAGCCTTCGCGCAGGAGCTTCGACGCGAACTTGCGAAGTCGATCCTGCCATTCGCCAAGAACAATCGCAGTCGGGACGGGGTTGAATGTGAAGATGTCGGAGCCGAGTGTCCCCATCGGGCCGCCGACTGCAATGACCGTCGGCAGCGTCATGTTCCGAATCTTCAGCAGCAGGGCATTCGCCGCGTGGAGCTGCTCGCGATAGACTGGGACGAAGAGGATTTCGGGCGGATCGGCCTTCAGGCGATCAACAAATTCTTCGCGCTGTCGGACTGTCTTGATCAACTCGACCCGCACATCGATTTTGCCGGCACGCAGTCGGCCGATTCCCTCCGCCACATCCTGCCAGTGCGCAAGACGCGGCGAGACCCCTTCCTCGACGAATGCGATCAAGACCTGCTCGGACACGAATCGCGCCTCACTCTTGGGGAATCGGCATTGCCTCTCGCCGCATCATGCGCCTGCAAGACTGGGCGTATTTCGCCCAATCGTTCCGGTGTCGACAAGCACGGAATTCACTCGGAAGCCCGAGCTACTTCTTCGACTTCCGTTCTTCGCTGGGGTGACTGGCACCGATCTCCATCAGAATCGCCAGCGCCAAAACGGCGCGCCGGTCCAGGCTCCCCTCCCAATCGCGCGAGACATCCAGCACATGACAATCATGAACCAACTCGCGGCGATGCAGCTTTCCCCACTCGATTCCGCCGCCGGGCGAGGACAATTTGAAATTCGTCACGAGCCTGCGCTTCAGGCGTCCGAGCAGAATCCGGCGGAGCCAAGCGCGCCAGAACGGCGCCTCGATGGCGGCCAGAACGGCAACATGCTTCTGCTCCGGCGGTCCTTCGACAACCCAGCGCGACCGCATGCCGCCTGCAAGACCCTCGCGGCGGATCGAGGCGATCCGCTTCACCGGGGGCCGCTGCCAATCGACATGGAAAATCTGGCTGCGCAGACTGAACCGTTTCTCAGGGATCAACTTAAGCAATTTCTGGTGCGACTCCGGCGAATCGACAGTGACCTCCAGGTCAACGACCAGGAGCCGGCGAACGATCGCCGTCACATAGGCACCGCAGACCAACAGCAGAATTCCAACCAGCAGCGCGGTCCATGGATTCCTCGTCCAGAGGAGATAAAGCCCCAATCCTGCCACGGCGACCGTCAGCAGTCCCATTACCCATGTGCCGACGGGTGGCAGAATACGCCACTTGGCCGGTCGCTCCTGGCTGGCTTCCAGCACTTCGGAGCCATCCATCTCGGCCACGTCGCACAGCCATTTTCCCTTCTCCCGCCGCGGTGCGACAAGGAAGCGGTTGTGACGCAGCCCTTCCGGGTAGGATGTACCATCCGGGGCGTGTTGCGGAGGAGGCTGGAGCTTCAGATCTTCGCCTTCGAGATCCGACTTCTTACGGCCGAACATGAATTCGCCTCCTACTTGCGATAGAAGACATGCATCGTCTCAAACTGGCCGGAGATATTGCAATTGTTCACGAGCGTTCCTGAAACCGCATAACCACAATTGTGGAACGTCCGCAGCATTCCGAACGACTGCGCCCGGGCGATCGTGTACATATAGCGGATGTCGAATCGTTCCTTTGCATCTTCCTCGAGGGCACGGAGGAGGAACTGGGCCAGACCTTTTCCCCGTTCGCTCGGGCGCGAGGCGAAATCGGTCATCTCCGAATTATGCATCGCCGGCATAGTCTCTGCCGAAGCGGCTGCGACGAGTTCCCCCGCCTCATTGCGGATGATCCGATAGATGATGTGGCTCGCGGCTGTCTCACGCAGGTAGTCAGGCTCTGTGATCGGATACGGATACGTGGGGAAAACTTCCTCGTAGAGCTTCGCGAGATCCTCTGCATCATCCGGCGTGAAGAGCGAAGTCACGTATCCCTCGGGGAGGGGACGGAAGTCTGCTCGCGGGAATCCGGAGCAGGCGTTCTCGAGGATATCATCTTCCTTCATTCGCTGCGGGCGTTCGCGTCGATCGCCTTTCGGGAAAATCGCCATCGACACGGCGTCTTCTCCATCGAAGAAGCCGGGGATCACTGCTTCGCGCTCGAATCCCGCCAGCGTCAGCTCTTCTTCCTCGGAGGCCCGCGCCTTAATCCAAATCTTCCCATAATCGTTGGCAGCGGCCAGGACCTTCAGTCCGGTCACCATCTTCCCGTAGTTCTCGGCGTCGTATTCTTTCACCTGAATCCGCTCATTCAGGGGACTGAGCGTCACTTTCGCTTCATACAGGCCAGGCTCCTGGACGGCCGTATCCACCCCGTAAGGTTGATCCAGTTCTCGTTTCGAGCCATCCGGCAGGACAGCAATCCATTCAGCCATGAGCGTCTCCTCAGAATCAGCGTGGCCCAAGCATCCCCGCCTTGCCGGTGCACCGCAACGGCTTTGTCCTCGGCGGACCCGGAGGAGCGGGGCGTTGCAGGCAAGAACCTGCTTGCGCGCCACTGTCGAATGGGTTTTGGATGGCCGCCGCAGACTGAGTAACTGCGTCCGCCCAGCGAAGATGCGCTGAAATCGGGTGGTGAACGGCGACTTCGAGGGGTGCATTGGCGCTCTTCGGCCGAGACACAAACCGGGGCTCCACAAGGGAAACCGACCCGGCAAGGTGGCCGTTCCGTGCGTAGGCAGCACAGCGCTGGAAACGTTGACCTTAGACTGGGTTTTGCGTAGGTCAACGGCGAGGATTCAGCTTGACCGGAGAAGTGCCAAATCGGTTAATCTGAAGTGGGTTTGGTCAGGGGCGGAGAAGCCTCTTGACGGCGCGTAAGACTCACCACCTTGGCAGGGCCTCGAATTCGGGGCCCCGATGGCCATTGTTGGTGGGCGATTCTCGCCGCGAGATAAGGAATCCGGACGTGCTAAGACCTCCGGGGGATATGTTCATGATCGCACAAATTCGGCGCCCAGCGATCCTGCTGGCTGTCTGCCTGATGGGGATGGCCGGTTTGGCCTCCGCTCAAGAGTCTCTCTACACCGACTCATTCAACGGCCCCGCCGGCACTCGACCCCAGAATTGGGAGATCTACGGTGCCACCGGACCCAGCTTCTGGTTCATTCAGGACGGCCAGTTCAATTCTGGAAACGGCGACAACTTCGACCCTGGATATACCTGGGCGATCATCGACCAGCCCGGTTCGGAGGACTGGACCGACTACAGCATCTCCGTAGACTTCTGGATGCCCCAGCAGGTCGGCCGCGTCAGCCTTGCTCTCCGCTGGAAAGACCCCGGCAATTTCTATTACGCAAACCTTCTCGCATCGAGATTTAATCAGAAGGTCGAGATCAGTAAGTACGTTGGCGGCCAGACTCCCGCCGATGCGATGGCGGAAGCCGAGAGCCCCAGCCAACTGCAACTCCCGAAATTCAATCAGGCCACAGGTCCGGCCGAATCCCACCGCTTCGAGTTCCGAGCGGTTGGGAATCAACTCTCTGTCTACCTCGATGGGCAGCAGGTCCTGTCGGCCGTGGATAGCACCTTCAGCAGCGGCGGCGCAGGCGTCGGTCAGTGGTACAACCAGGTCTATTTCGACAACGTCGTCGTGACTGCCATCGGCGATACTGGCATTGGGGCGGTGACTTCCAGTTCTGTGCCCTCAGGACCATCAGCGTCGAACGGCAGCGGTCCTGTGACTCCCGGCGTATATCGTCTGGAAATGGCCTTTCAGTTGTCGAAGCAGGAAGCAGACGACCTCGTTTCCAGTCTGTCCGATTTCCCAGATGTGGAAGCCGTTCAGGATTCCGATGGCCGTTATTCGGTCTATCTCGG
This genomic window from bacterium contains:
- a CDS encoding alpha amylase C-terminal domain-containing protein encodes the protein MTREVSRKYLQLLGAAWLCLALVPGVAHAQGTATLSPQFPARGSSPTIVFDATGGPLASESPVVATVGFNGFQNAADVTLSGSPPNWTGSFSVPNDATSIDIVFKNSGGSIFDNNGGNGVDWQFQVDSVQSVEPGAMKVSSAEGDGYLFRVWAPDVASMAVVGEFNSWVSNADLMTSDSASGIWTAHVPGATTGQEYKYLMDGTEYRRDPRGRFVQGASDNSVTVDPSTYTFTEPRPGTTAAFHDWVVYELHIGTLDPFAGVAPGTFADLIPNRLNYIQEMNFNAIHVMPINDFAGTTSGGYNPTELFAIERDYGTPDDFRNFVEACHARGIAVIVDVVHNHYGPGGLDIYDFQDLNGNASRDEPGIYFYDSPLELAETAYGPRPDYSETEVRNFIEDSIAMFLDEYNVDGFRWDFTKAMRATLDGSFNIQSTIPEGVSLLQDINANMLATNPDLISIAEDHAGDPLLTTSVSTVSGDPADGFGFDTQWTTNFHYQVVGELIKTADVDFDMNTIATAVNGDFGRLHYLESHDEVWETNSKDRVPTRIDPATPESLRSRKMSALGAGLLLTTEGMPMIFQGSEILDIGGTDGDNSWEDDDPIDWSRLIDPNIAGFRLLYRDLIALRRNLGNETAGLLGDVTNIYLTENTNKVIAFTRSNGGSNPGDTVVVMANFSSVNYTGGYNVGLPDSGDWYEVFNSDDSTYGTDFGDVGVGQTVTTSAVALDGFPQSGSVTIGARSLVILSQVPPWAGVEEWREQTH
- the ablB gene encoding putative beta-lysine N-acetyltransferase, producing the protein MAEWIAVLPDGSKRELDQPYGVDTAVQEPGLYEAKVTLSPLNERIQVKEYDAENYGKMVTGLKVLAAANDYGKIWIKARASEEEELTLAGFEREAVIPGFFDGEDAVSMAIFPKGDRRERPQRMKEDDILENACSGFPRADFRPLPEGYVTSLFTPDDAEDLAKLYEEVFPTYPYPITEPDYLRETAASHIIYRIIRNEAGELVAAASAETMPAMHNSEMTDFASRPSERGKGLAQFLLRALEEDAKERFDIRYMYTIARAQSFGMLRTFHNCGYAVSGTLVNNCNISGQFETMHVFYRK
- a CDS encoding radical SAM protein is translated as MSEQVLIAFVEEGVSPRLAHWQDVAEGIGRLRAGKIDVRVELIKTVRQREEFVDRLKADPPEILFVPVYREQLHAANALLLKIRNMTLPTVIAVGGPMGTLGSDIFTFNPVPTAIVLGEWQDRLRKFASKLLREGSGSDIPGVWWRGQRGWQINVPERPLTNLDELDDADYTKLPVEDLMKINDRTLPLLASRGCPFSCQFCHVPLLRRLERPETQYRTHSPERIVTHALELVELHNPRRFVFVDELFPWQERWVEKFARLWKEKVALPFRWTTAAEQMSKDNLRLLSGAGGEVLEIGIETGDENRRSEFCDRNLHNRAIVKAVQMAQDYGVKVAANVMLGLPRSDTAELQSTIDFIRELEPDEVRYQFLTPWPRKTNWSETEHEGLELTGISIHGGRATSTQSTLPKRHTKDLMRTMEELRLLDAAGRLRAQRPAPDVALDGMAQWEEAKWRSQLNGPLRVERYSAPNGTHDVLALRVPTEISWELQMPEDPILEFGILIEPTLPGQRSKSPVSFSVKFEQNERVYRVFQKILIQSLDPDSRKWHWFSIPLRPSHPGPARLILGSSVYGEDASYLPEEGDIWAGWTGIVVRRSG
- the glnE gene encoding bifunctional [glutamate--ammonia ligase]-adenylyl-L-tyrosine phosphorylase/[glutamate--ammonia-ligase] adenylyltransferase; its protein translation is MSWAREQFVFEEIVEVAPKLIPALAATADPRMALRNWDRYVRAAWDRLGVLHLMEHNPDHLQFLAQLFAASQFFSDIVVRNPEYLEWCLVEARMESEKPLEEYRRQLHGFVRAFGSSESRRRALCRFKRRELLRIGVRDLQQRADIMELCRELTNLAEAACELALEDSLSDLMKRYGQPAPPPDVKPDDTIGFAVLAMGKFGGRELNFSSDIDLIFVYDTEGTTAGRKDGTGHVSNRITKHEFYCKLGTAIIQYLDYSTIEGVLYRVDARLRPDGASGAIARSLPAYVAYLADQARSWEKIAYLKARCVAGDRKLAARFEEVRQNFVFFGNSPQVLLPEVARLKRRIDHEALDPRTRKLDIKRGPGGIREVEFISAALQLLHGGNDKSLRVRATLEAMELLAEKGKLQPDKVRRLREAYLLFRQVEHCLQMMNEQQTHALPEDDEERQRLAVRCHFESEADLQSQLSEFRGFVREQFEALFHEEGPAEKLDLVDYLVSRDTPEESVLEELAPFGIGTVEGFRALRELVSGSREFAISRHSQQWLERVFPQLLEQLQNVAYRENAIRHFTQLLRSHHSVTSTYELIQSHPWVLRMLVRVLGFGSLPARLMVAHPEYLDQLLLGEPLRGTRSPAYAFDEEYAARVGRLEVEKALGRIRQFKDREALFLAVREIMDVDSARESAATTTELAKTCLSAVIDVLSRDSERRDGRWCIIALGSFGGEWVHVCGDLDVAVFHEAPENDRGAAEHYSNLAGRILSTMSAVSPDGQLWKVDARLRPDGVNAPLSIARERAERYYREEAGIWEFQSMTRAQFLAGDEEFGREILGSMHDALRDRSPLPDLAKEIHEMRVRLDQTVRLPRHAKLDLKRGPGGIVDVEFLVQYFQLAKGIELPALRTPRTDEALEVIRDAGLMEVETVDFILEHHHVLRTVQRAIRLLWETPKDLVPGTPDRLGPLARALDPQLQNAAERLESLGAQMITMREIFDSTLSN